One genomic segment of Chitinophaga parva includes these proteins:
- the hisF gene encoding imidazole glycerol phosphate synthase subunit HisF, translated as MLTKRIIPCLDIKDGRTVKGVNFENIRDAGDPIELGALYAQQGADELVFLDITATNERRKTLSELVTRIARHVNIPFTVGGGIASVEDVQVLLQSGADKISVNTSAFKRPELLNELSLEFGSQCVVLAIDTKFEDGNWYVYLNGGRVKTDRLTLDWAREAVDRGVGEILLTSMNNDGTKQGFALDITAQLSQQLNVPVIASGGAGTMEHFDQVFEVAQADAALAASIFHYNEITIPDLKNYLYDKGVNIRF; from the coding sequence ATGTTGACCAAACGCATTATTCCCTGCCTGGACATCAAGGACGGGCGCACGGTAAAAGGGGTGAACTTTGAGAACATCCGCGATGCCGGCGACCCCATTGAACTGGGTGCACTGTACGCACAGCAGGGCGCAGACGAGCTGGTATTCCTGGATATAACGGCTACGAATGAACGAAGAAAGACCTTGTCAGAGCTGGTGACCCGCATTGCCCGCCATGTCAACATCCCGTTTACCGTGGGTGGCGGCATTGCTTCCGTGGAGGACGTGCAGGTGCTGCTGCAATCCGGTGCAGACAAGATCTCTGTCAATACTTCCGCCTTCAAACGCCCGGAGCTGCTCAATGAGCTGTCCCTGGAATTTGGCAGCCAGTGCGTGGTACTGGCCATTGATACCAAGTTTGAAGACGGCAACTGGTACGTGTACCTGAACGGGGGCCGTGTAAAAACAGACCGCCTCACCCTGGACTGGGCCAGGGAGGCCGTAGACCGTGGTGTGGGCGAGATCCTGCTGACCTCCATGAACAATGATGGCACCAAGCAAGGCTTTGCACTGGACATTACCGCACAACTTTCCCAGCAGCTCAATGTGCCCGTGATAGCCAGCGGCGGCGCAGGTACCATGGAGCACTTTGACCAGGTGTTTGAAGTGGCCCAGGCAGATGCAGCCCTTGCTGCCAGCATTTTCCACTACAATGAGATCACCATTCCCGATCTTAAGAATTATTTATACGACAAGGGTGTGAACATCCGCTTTTAA
- the hisIE gene encoding bifunctional phosphoribosyl-AMP cyclohydrolase/phosphoribosyl-ATP diphosphatase HisIE, which translates to MQVNFQKSPDGLVPAIIQDARTQKVLMLGYMNQEALDKTLAGKKVTFYSRSKQRLWTKGEESGNFLLLEDVKVDCDNDTLLIRVQPVGPVCHTGSGTCWNEDNVNENFLYQLERTIADRRANPSEKSYTASLFAKGINKIAQKVGEEAVELVIEAKDDNEALFLNEGADLLFHYLILLNAKGYQLNDIVKVLEGRQKKG; encoded by the coding sequence ATGCAAGTGAATTTCCAAAAATCGCCCGATGGCCTGGTGCCGGCCATCATCCAGGACGCCCGCACCCAGAAAGTACTGATGCTGGGCTATATGAACCAGGAAGCCCTGGACAAGACCCTGGCCGGTAAAAAAGTGACCTTTTACAGCCGCAGTAAACAACGCCTGTGGACCAAGGGTGAAGAAAGCGGCAATTTCCTGCTGCTGGAAGACGTGAAAGTAGACTGCGATAACGATACCCTCCTCATCCGCGTGCAGCCCGTGGGCCCCGTGTGCCATACCGGCAGCGGCACCTGCTGGAACGAGGATAACGTGAACGAAAATTTCCTGTACCAGCTGGAACGCACCATTGCAGACCGTCGCGCCAATCCTTCAGAGAAATCCTACACCGCCAGCCTGTTTGCCAAAGGCATTAACAAGATTGCGCAGAAAGTGGGCGAGGAGGCTGTAGAACTGGTGATTGAAGCCAAAGACGATAACGAAGCCCTGTTCCTCAACGAGGGGGCCGACCTGCTTTTCCATTACCTCATTCTCCTGAATGCAAAAGGCTACCAGCTGAACGACATTGTGAAAGTGCTGGAGGGGCGTCAAAAGAAAGGTTAA
- a CDS encoding TlpA disulfide reductase family protein, with the protein MKKIVLVAAGLMCGSAAFCQQTVSGKIKGGNGKTIYLYNDKSNTPEDSVALKADESFSMPVKGKEKAIYALILQDNDQPMLFTSGKENVVVNAEAATFPVAQSFKGDEDAKAMQAYQQAFQPLIGQAQQLNVEARGIRGDDEAAKEAFRKKAEAFGAEVTKTGVAFVEKHPHNLASVWLMLNELRNRVDPQQMEQLFTSLDKPVQQSQYGEAIGKYLHAARLSGIGVEADDFTQNDVNGKPVSLKSFRGKYVLVDFWASWCGPCRAENPNVVAAYNKYKDKNFTILGVSLDKDKNPWTHAIEKDGLAWTQVSDLKGWENSVAVQYGIQSIPANMLVGPDGKIVARNLRGDALEAKLEELLNK; encoded by the coding sequence ATGAAAAAAATTGTCCTCGTAGCAGCTGGTTTAATGTGTGGCAGCGCTGCTTTTTGCCAGCAAACCGTAAGTGGGAAGATTAAAGGGGGAAATGGGAAGACCATTTACCTCTACAACGATAAAAGCAACACGCCGGAAGACAGCGTAGCCCTCAAAGCCGACGAATCGTTCTCCATGCCCGTGAAAGGCAAGGAAAAAGCCATCTACGCCCTCATTCTCCAGGATAACGACCAGCCCATGCTCTTCACCAGCGGGAAGGAAAATGTAGTGGTGAATGCGGAAGCAGCCACTTTCCCCGTGGCGCAAAGCTTTAAAGGCGATGAAGATGCCAAAGCCATGCAAGCCTACCAGCAGGCATTCCAGCCGCTGATTGGCCAGGCGCAGCAACTCAACGTAGAAGCCCGCGGCATCCGTGGTGATGATGAAGCGGCCAAAGAAGCTTTCCGGAAAAAAGCAGAGGCCTTTGGCGCGGAAGTGACCAAGACCGGGGTGGCATTCGTAGAAAAACACCCGCATAACCTGGCCAGCGTATGGCTGATGCTTAATGAGCTGCGCAACCGCGTGGACCCCCAGCAGATGGAGCAGCTGTTCACCTCCCTGGATAAGCCCGTGCAGCAATCCCAATACGGCGAGGCCATTGGCAAGTACCTGCACGCCGCCCGCCTGAGCGGCATTGGTGTGGAGGCAGACGACTTCACCCAGAACGATGTGAACGGCAAACCCGTGTCCCTCAAATCGTTCCGTGGCAAATACGTATTGGTAGACTTCTGGGCCAGCTGGTGTGGGCCGTGCCGTGCAGAGAACCCCAACGTGGTGGCGGCTTACAACAAATACAAAGACAAGAACTTCACCATCCTGGGCGTATCCCTGGATAAGGATAAAAACCCCTGGACACACGCCATTGAGAAAGACGGCCTGGCCTGGACACAGGTATCTGACCTGAAAGGCTGGGAAAATTCCGTGGCGGTGCAGTACGGTATCCAGTCTATCCCTGCTAACATGCTGGTAGGCCCCGATGGCAAGATCGTGGCCCGCAACCTGCGCGGGGACGCCCTGGAAGCCAAGCTGGAAGAATTGCTGAATAAGTAA
- a CDS encoding TlpA disulfide reductase family protein, giving the protein MNKLTLAAVLLSPMSLFAQAKTKPTNPGHPFVIVGTVTEQKGGLKAYFNTRRGGENVIDSTDVVQGHFTFKGTIIEPSMAMITFRAVPNAPVDPLNPYKRDRLSLFLDKGTINVTTTDSISKATVTGSKAQVAYEDVENKLKDVNAQAEDLQRQYRDLYNKKDTAGMKALESKFEELDAAEKVIYADYLKNNPASPVAMFVMNNYAGYDINVAEVTPVFNKLAPAVKALPSAKEFAERLSVARKTAIGQQALGFTQKDTTGKTVSLAAFKGKYVLVDFWASWCGPCRAENPNVVKAYNTYKDKNFTILSISLDDDKEKWEEAITKDGLSWTHVSDLKGWKNAVAEQYGIRAIPQNLLLDPHGKIIGKNLRGDALDKKLEEILASK; this is encoded by the coding sequence ATGAATAAACTGACCTTAGCCGCGGTGCTTTTAAGCCCGATGTCGCTTTTTGCGCAGGCTAAAACCAAACCAACCAATCCCGGCCATCCTTTTGTGATCGTGGGCACTGTAACTGAGCAGAAAGGTGGGCTCAAAGCCTACTTCAATACCCGCCGTGGCGGGGAGAACGTGATAGACAGCACGGATGTAGTGCAAGGTCATTTTACGTTCAAGGGCACCATCATAGAGCCTTCCATGGCCATGATCACCTTTAGAGCCGTACCCAATGCGCCGGTAGATCCCCTCAATCCTTACAAGCGCGACCGCCTGAGCCTTTTCCTGGACAAGGGAACTATCAACGTTACCACCACCGATTCTATCAGTAAAGCCACCGTGACGGGCTCTAAAGCGCAGGTAGCCTATGAGGATGTGGAAAACAAGCTGAAAGATGTGAACGCCCAGGCAGAAGACCTGCAGCGCCAGTACCGCGACCTGTATAATAAAAAGGATACTGCCGGCATGAAGGCGCTGGAATCTAAATTTGAAGAGCTGGATGCCGCTGAAAAAGTGATCTACGCGGATTACCTCAAGAATAACCCGGCCTCCCCGGTGGCCATGTTCGTGATGAACAACTATGCCGGGTATGATATTAACGTGGCAGAAGTGACGCCGGTGTTTAACAAACTGGCGCCGGCTGTAAAAGCACTGCCCTCCGCAAAAGAATTTGCAGAACGCCTTTCCGTGGCCCGCAAAACCGCCATTGGCCAGCAGGCCCTGGGCTTCACCCAGAAGGATACTACCGGCAAGACGGTGAGCCTGGCTGCTTTCAAGGGAAAATATGTGCTGGTGGATTTCTGGGCCAGCTGGTGCGGCCCCTGCCGGGCAGAGAACCCGAACGTGGTAAAAGCTTATAATACCTACAAAGACAAGAACTTTACGATCCTGAGTATTTCCCTGGATGACGATAAAGAGAAATGGGAAGAGGCCATTACCAAAGACGGCCTGTCCTGGACCCACGTATCTGACCTGAAAGGCTGGAAGAATGCTGTGGCTGAGCAATACGGCATCCGCGCCATTCCCCAGAACCTGCTGCTGGACCCGCATGGCAAGATCATTGGCAAGAACCTGCGCGGCGATGCCCTGGATAAAAAACTGGAAGAAATACTGGCCAGCAAATAA
- a CDS encoding BlaI/MecI/CopY family transcriptional regulator, giving the protein MEKLTQQEEAAMQAVWKSGPGFIKDFIDAHADPAPPYTTLASTIKNLEKKGFVTSRKVGNVHEYTPVVDEADYKQKFMNGFVKDYFENSYKSLVTFFAKEKKISPEELKEIIRLIENK; this is encoded by the coding sequence ATGGAAAAACTCACCCAGCAAGAAGAAGCCGCGATGCAGGCCGTTTGGAAATCCGGGCCCGGATTTATCAAGGACTTCATTGACGCACACGCAGATCCTGCGCCACCTTACACTACCCTGGCCTCCACCATCAAGAACCTGGAGAAAAAGGGTTTTGTGACCAGCCGCAAAGTAGGTAACGTGCACGAATACACGCCCGTGGTAGACGAGGCAGATTACAAACAAAAGTTCATGAACGGGTTTGTGAAGGATTACTTCGAGAACTCGTACAAATCACTGGTCACCTTCTTTGCGAAGGAAAAGAAAATCAGCCCGGAAGAGCTCAAAGAGATCATCCGGCTTATTGAAAACAAATAA
- a CDS encoding M56 family metallopeptidase has product MIPALLVYLFKANLALAIFCGIHYAVLHRLTFVKGNRWFLLGGALSALLLPLIPVNDLLMKHEELQQVVILYLPSLPAPKPARPFAWDIVTTVFWIGVTVMAIRFILQLLSLGRLHRSAQPAQIDGYRVHTLRQSVSPFSFFRNIYLNPALHAPHALPGILRHEAVHVRQWHTLDIMLGAVVQVFAWFNPAAWLLQHAIRENLEFITDRTILREGMNAQQYQYSLLEVNGIPTATAIANNFNFSSLKNRIKMMNKQRSPQYQVLRYTIPVVAAMALVLVLNASKAALMPVKDKIISLTAPLRSTPADTATPKIIEDGQSKDKQEPTGTKVSGDKNTKNGQTFTMKGDVLVAEDRVMPGNGGSAATITGDNITMSERGATTLQSGDTGAPRIMIVGYGTPRGEEIRDTVLGRKGAIRIGTGKPGEEPLYIVDGKPADTKALSGLSPDNIQSIDVLKDAGATAIYGPRAKYGVILITTKKGSQAPASTGNKQ; this is encoded by the coding sequence ATGATACCTGCATTGCTCGTCTACCTGTTCAAAGCAAACCTGGCACTGGCTATCTTCTGCGGCATTCACTACGCGGTGCTGCACCGTCTCACCTTCGTGAAAGGTAACCGCTGGTTCCTGCTGGGCGGCGCCTTGAGTGCGCTGCTGCTGCCACTGATACCCGTCAACGACCTGCTGATGAAGCACGAAGAGCTGCAACAGGTGGTGATACTTTACCTGCCATCCCTGCCCGCGCCCAAGCCTGCACGCCCCTTTGCGTGGGATATTGTCACCACGGTATTCTGGATAGGGGTAACGGTAATGGCTATACGCTTTATATTACAGCTCCTGTCGCTGGGCCGCCTGCACCGCAGTGCGCAGCCAGCGCAAATAGACGGATACCGGGTGCACACCCTGCGGCAAAGCGTAAGTCCTTTCTCTTTTTTCAGGAACATATACCTCAATCCCGCGCTGCATGCGCCCCACGCGCTGCCCGGCATCCTGCGCCACGAAGCGGTGCACGTGCGCCAGTGGCATACACTGGATATAATGCTGGGCGCTGTTGTGCAGGTCTTTGCGTGGTTCAACCCCGCAGCCTGGCTGTTGCAGCACGCCATCCGCGAAAACCTGGAGTTCATTACAGACCGCACCATCCTGCGGGAAGGCATGAACGCCCAACAATATCAATACAGTCTGTTAGAAGTTAATGGGATCCCAACTGCGACGGCCATCGCAAACAATTTCAATTTCTCATCTCTTAAAAACAGGATCAAAATGATGAACAAGCAACGCTCACCGCAATACCAGGTATTGCGCTATACAATACCCGTGGTGGCCGCAATGGCGCTGGTACTGGTGCTCAATGCCAGCAAGGCTGCCCTCATGCCCGTAAAAGACAAGATCATCAGCCTTACGGCACCGCTGCGCTCAACGCCCGCAGATACAGCAACGCCGAAGATCATAGAAGACGGCCAGTCCAAAGACAAGCAGGAGCCCACCGGTACAAAGGTGTCCGGGGACAAAAACACAAAAAACGGGCAGACGTTCACGATGAAAGGTGATGTCCTTGTAGCAGAAGACCGGGTAATGCCGGGTAACGGAGGCAGCGCCGCTACCATTACGGGTGATAACATCACGATGTCCGAAAGAGGCGCTACCACACTGCAATCCGGGGATACCGGCGCTCCCCGCATCATGATCGTAGGATATGGTACACCGCGCGGCGAAGAAATACGGGACACCGTTTTGGGCCGGAAGGGAGCCATCCGGATAGGGACCGGGAAGCCGGGGGAAGAACCCCTATACATTGTTGACGGGAAACCGGCAGACACGAAAGCGCTGTCTGGCCTCAGCCCGGACAATATCCAGTCTATTGACGTGCTGAAAGACGCCGGCGCAACTGCCATCTATGGCCCCAGGGCGAAGTATGGCGTGATCCTCATTACCACTAAAAAGGGTTCCCAGGCACCCGCATCCACCGGTAACAAACAATAA
- a CDS encoding GH1 family beta-glucosidase — translation MPVRIVQMHQFPEHFTRQDFGDDFKWGVAISAVQNEGAATLDGKGRSIWDVFSQQKGKIRDRSHPHIATDFYNRYREDIRLAKELGFSVFRFSISWTRLIPLGTGAINDAGIAFYHRVIDACLEMGLEPYVTLYHWDLPQALEQKGGWTHRGTVFAFEEFTRLCCREYGDKVKNWIILNEPFGFTSLGYMLGVHAPGRFGLSYFLPAVHHVALAQAAGGTVVREMVKDAVIGTTYSCSHIVPYTQQSQDLQAAARADALFNRLFIEPALGLGYPADAFPLLHKIERRYALWRDWDKLAFDFDYIGIQNYFPLTVHFNAFMPYVQMSEVKASSRQVPLTGLGWEISGEGMYNILKQFAAYDGVKKIIVTEGGASFPDLIAEGNVPDQQRIDYFREYLGAVLRAKREGIPVEGYFAWTLTDNFEWAEGYRARFGLVHVDFETQQRTIKASGRWFQHFLRGADVAAQTAGTRAGHLRI, via the coding sequence ATGCCTGTCCGTATCGTACAAATGCATCAATTCCCGGAACATTTTACCCGCCAGGATTTTGGCGATGATTTCAAGTGGGGCGTGGCCATCTCCGCGGTCCAGAATGAAGGCGCCGCAACACTGGATGGCAAAGGCCGTTCTATCTGGGACGTTTTCAGCCAGCAAAAAGGCAAGATCAGGGACCGCAGCCATCCGCATATCGCTACTGATTTTTACAACCGTTACCGCGAAGACATCCGCCTGGCCAAAGAACTGGGCTTCTCCGTATTCCGCTTTTCCATTTCCTGGACCCGCCTTATTCCCCTGGGCACCGGCGCTATTAACGATGCCGGTATTGCCTTTTACCACCGCGTGATAGATGCATGCCTGGAAATGGGCCTGGAGCCTTACGTGACCCTTTATCACTGGGACCTGCCCCAGGCCCTGGAGCAAAAAGGCGGCTGGACCCACCGGGGCACCGTGTTTGCCTTTGAAGAATTTACCCGCCTGTGCTGCCGCGAGTATGGTGATAAAGTGAAGAACTGGATCATCCTCAATGAGCCTTTTGGCTTCACTTCGCTGGGCTATATGCTGGGCGTACATGCTCCCGGCAGGTTTGGCCTGTCCTACTTCCTGCCGGCCGTGCATCATGTGGCCCTGGCCCAGGCGGCCGGTGGCACCGTGGTGCGGGAAATGGTGAAAGATGCCGTGATAGGCACCACGTATTCCTGCTCCCACATTGTGCCCTATACGCAGCAATCGCAGGACCTGCAGGCCGCTGCAAGGGCAGATGCGCTTTTTAACCGCTTGTTCATAGAGCCCGCACTGGGGTTGGGTTACCCGGCAGATGCCTTTCCCTTGCTGCATAAAATAGAGCGGCGTTACGCCCTCTGGCGCGATTGGGATAAGCTGGCGTTCGACTTTGATTACATTGGTATCCAGAACTATTTTCCACTTACCGTGCATTTCAATGCCTTCATGCCTTACGTGCAAATGTCGGAGGTGAAGGCCTCCAGCCGCCAAGTGCCGCTTACAGGGCTGGGATGGGAGATCAGCGGGGAGGGGATGTACAATATCCTGAAACAATTTGCCGCTTATGATGGGGTGAAGAAGATCATCGTTACGGAAGGCGGAGCGTCCTTCCCGGACCTGATTGCTGAGGGTAATGTGCCGGATCAGCAGCGTATTGATTATTTCCGGGAATACCTGGGCGCCGTGCTGCGGGCCAAAAGGGAAGGCATCCCGGTGGAGGGGTATTTTGCCTGGACCCTTACCGATAATTTTGAATGGGCGGAAGGCTACCGGGCGCGTTTTGGGCTGGTGCACGTGGATTTTGAGACCCAGCAGCGTACTATTAAGGCTTCAGGGAGGTGGTTCCAGCATTTTTTGCGGGGAGCGGATGTGGCCGCGCAAACAGCAGGTACCAGGGCGGGACATCTCCGTATCTGA
- a CDS encoding DUF4270 family protein, which translates to MCILPLTAIVSCDKTPFQYDGLIDPEHQTNYTLVDSLTCALSTYQLDSLVTSGSATILTGEYTDPNFGTLTAGSYFHLETPATTSTTIDNNVVYDSTEFVLKPNHYFYGDSMSVQTINVHKLTKKILLPTTQTALYNNETWPYDATPLGTWSGRLRPSVDSIIHIRLPDAIGQDFLDQARRHTVALTSQADFLNYFGGISIQTTSHNGQNIIMGFGGSDTTAYLRVHYHLRDLVSTPQALTFKITDNQLQFNSYKWNRTGTPIGKMDQIPYPGLNKYRSISSNDLGHVAYIQPATGLVARLDFPTLPNLLNYAKFTHVLKAVLVLRPVNSSYSVFTLPPKLTLCEVDRDNHVLDTLTSPTGGTQYGNLVIDKLASEQTAYTYDISNFIANQIAVQGGPENMHGLMIMPNLGDFRARTDRILLSDAKHSTATTNRMTIQVYYLNYQ; encoded by the coding sequence ATGTGCATTTTGCCCTTGACGGCCATCGTTTCGTGCGATAAGACACCTTTTCAATACGACGGGTTGATTGACCCGGAACATCAGACGAATTACACACTGGTAGATTCGCTTACGTGCGCCCTCAGCACCTACCAGCTGGACTCCTTGGTGACCTCCGGGTCGGCCACCATCCTGACCGGCGAGTACACAGATCCCAATTTCGGGACCCTTACCGCAGGTTCTTATTTTCACCTGGAAACACCGGCTACCACTTCTACCACCATCGACAACAACGTGGTGTACGACTCCACCGAATTTGTGCTGAAGCCCAACCACTACTTCTACGGCGACAGTATGAGCGTGCAGACCATCAATGTGCACAAGCTTACTAAAAAGATCCTGCTGCCCACCACGCAGACGGCCTTGTATAATAATGAGACCTGGCCTTACGATGCCACGCCCCTGGGTACCTGGAGCGGCAGGCTCCGCCCCAGCGTGGACTCCATTATACATATAAGGCTCCCGGACGCCATCGGCCAGGACTTCCTGGACCAGGCACGCCGCCATACCGTGGCCCTCACCAGCCAGGCGGATTTCCTGAACTACTTTGGCGGCATTTCCATCCAGACTACCAGCCACAACGGGCAAAATATCATCATGGGCTTCGGCGGGTCCGATACCACCGCTTACCTGCGTGTGCACTACCACCTGCGGGACCTTGTTTCCACTCCGCAGGCCCTCACGTTCAAGATCACGGATAACCAGCTGCAGTTCAACTCTTACAAGTGGAACCGCACTGGCACCCCCATCGGGAAAATGGATCAGATCCCCTATCCTGGCCTGAACAAGTACCGGTCTATCAGTTCCAACGACCTCGGCCATGTAGCCTACATACAGCCAGCTACCGGCCTGGTAGCCCGCCTGGATTTCCCTACCCTGCCCAACCTGCTGAACTATGCGAAGTTCACGCATGTGCTGAAAGCCGTGCTGGTCTTGCGCCCGGTGAACAGTTCCTATTCTGTATTTACCCTGCCTCCCAAACTGACACTTTGCGAGGTAGACCGCGATAACCACGTATTAGATACACTCACTTCACCCACGGGTGGCACCCAGTATGGGAACCTGGTGATAGACAAGCTGGCGAGTGAACAAACGGCTTATACGTACGATATTTCCAACTTTATCGCCAACCAGATCGCTGTACAGGGCGGCCCGGAAAATATGCATGGCCTGATGATCATGCCTAACCTGGGCGATTTCCGTGCCCGCACAGACCGGATCCTCCTCAGCGATGCCAAGCATAGCACCGCCACCACCAACAGAATGACCATTCAGGTTTATTACCTAAACTACCAATAA
- a CDS encoding Kelch repeat-containing protein, translating into MRLLKGSWLVLLLAAVACSKSDNNDKLGNWHKDGSVGSLPAGRILSAGFVVGDSAYYGTGFDGNVGTTAFWTYEVKNHTWNQIADFTGAPRWAAAAFGAGGKGYVGTGYDGQYYYNDFYQYDPKTGAWTRIQDLPGTKRRYATGFGIGDTGYLTSGQDSTPAAKKDFYYLNTSSNTWTKGYGEYNGDPRYGATVFVLNNIAYFATGMSNSGTTTTDFYAMSPDSLKAGVNPWHKLRDITNSSVDSYDDKYTTIVRTYGAAFTIGDKGYIATGQNGGSTQTCWEYDYKTDQWTQKSDFEGNARYGAFGFTLNNHGYIAGGGSSQSTNSLYTDMYWFAPNETLTAND; encoded by the coding sequence ATGCGGTTATTAAAAGGTTCTTGGCTCGTGTTGTTGCTGGCGGCAGTGGCCTGCTCCAAAAGTGATAATAATGATAAACTGGGCAACTGGCACAAGGATGGATCAGTAGGCTCCCTCCCGGCGGGAAGGATTCTCTCTGCGGGTTTTGTAGTGGGTGACAGCGCTTACTATGGTACTGGCTTTGACGGCAACGTAGGTACAACTGCCTTTTGGACATATGAAGTTAAAAACCATACGTGGAACCAGATCGCCGACTTCACGGGTGCTCCCCGTTGGGCTGCGGCCGCCTTTGGTGCGGGTGGCAAAGGTTACGTAGGTACTGGCTATGACGGTCAATACTATTACAACGATTTCTATCAATACGATCCCAAAACCGGCGCCTGGACCCGTATCCAGGACCTGCCCGGAACTAAACGCCGCTATGCTACCGGCTTTGGTATTGGTGACACGGGTTACCTGACTTCCGGCCAGGACTCTACCCCGGCTGCCAAGAAGGATTTTTATTACCTGAACACTTCTTCCAACACCTGGACTAAAGGCTATGGTGAATATAACGGTGATCCCCGCTACGGTGCTACTGTATTTGTGCTCAATAACATTGCTTATTTTGCTACAGGTATGTCCAATAGCGGTACCACTACTACCGACTTCTATGCAATGAGCCCGGACAGTCTCAAGGCAGGTGTGAACCCCTGGCACAAACTCCGGGATATCACCAACTCCAGCGTAGATTCTTACGATGACAAGTACACTACCATCGTGCGTACTTACGGTGCTGCTTTCACCATCGGTGATAAAGGATATATCGCTACCGGCCAGAACGGTGGTTCTACCCAGACCTGCTGGGAATATGATTACAAAACTGACCAGTGGACACAGAAGTCTGACTTTGAAGGTAATGCCCGCTATGGCGCATTCGGCTTTACCCTGAACAACCACGGTTACATTGCCGGTGGTGGTTCTTCCCAGTCTACTAACTCCCTGTACACCGATATGTACTGGTTTGCACCGAACGAAACGCTGACTGCGAACGACTAA
- a CDS encoding DUF4907 domain-containing protein, whose translation MTRTNWILFAGSLLILIFVLVRNNRHHAKRPGHEVTARAFEWPERPGAFGFYMLVDGDTVIRQACIPAIQGKYAFASLEDAQKTGDCMARRFVAKPIELPTLTVHDLDSLGIKHP comes from the coding sequence ATGACGAGAACGAATTGGATACTTTTTGCTGGCAGCCTGTTGATCCTGATCTTTGTATTGGTCAGGAACAACAGGCACCATGCTAAAAGGCCCGGCCACGAGGTGACCGCCAGGGCTTTTGAATGGCCGGAACGCCCCGGGGCCTTCGGTTTTTATATGTTGGTGGACGGCGATACCGTGATCCGCCAGGCCTGCATCCCGGCTATCCAGGGCAAATATGCCTTTGCCAGCCTGGAAGATGCACAGAAAACAGGTGACTGCATGGCGCGCCGTTTTGTGGCAAAACCCATCGAGTTACCCACGCTGACCGTGCATGACCTGGACTCCCTGGGTATCAAACATCCCTGA